The following are encoded together in the Trachemys scripta elegans isolate TJP31775 chromosome 7, CAS_Tse_1.0, whole genome shotgun sequence genome:
- the TMEM179B gene encoding transmembrane protein 179B isoform X2, which produces MAVSALQLGELALHGAAFLCGVVCASALTVTQGEFGGRCILYGSVDKNGTALALSHFSNISLCYFVTAISILIAVYCFAVLLYGIYSCCMDERRDHTWLTVNLAISAVILFFLLVSACILRVGMDTLCSSILQTKLVKSCQEAQHTQWFPQYNAARFYDNLYSAEVRINPGLGGSS; this is translated from the exons ATGGCGGTGTCCGCGCTGCAGctgggggaattggccctgcacGGAGCTGCCTTCCTCTGCGGGGTGGTCTGCGCCTCGGCCCTGACTGTCACCCAG GGGGAGTTTGGTGGCCGGTGTATCCTCTATGGGTCCGTAGACAAGAACGGGACGGCCCTTGCTCTGTCTCACTTCAGCAACATCTCCCTCTGTTACTTCGTCACTGCCATCTCCATCCTCATCGCTGTGTACTGCTTCGCGGTGCTGCTCTACGGCATCTACAGCTGCTGCATGGACGAGAGGAG GGATCACACCTGGCTCACCGTGAACCTGGCAATCTCTGCTGTGATCCTTTTCTTCCTGCTGGTCTCGGCCTGCATCCTTCGGGTTGGGATGGACACTCTGTGCTCGTCCATCCTCCAAACCAAACTTGTGAAAAG CTGCCAAGAGGCCCAGCACACGCAGTGGTTCCCACAGTATAATGCAGCAAGGTTCTACGACAATCTCTACAGTGCTGAGGTGAGAATTAACCCAGGGCTAGGGGGCAGCAGCTGA
- the TMEM179B gene encoding transmembrane protein 179B isoform X1 yields MAVSALQLGELALHGAAFLCGVVCASALTVTQGEFGGRCILYGSVDKNGTALALSHFSNISLCYFVTAISILIAVYCFAVLLYGIYSCCMDERRWDHTWLTVNLAISAVILFFLLVSACILRVGMDTLCSSILQTKLVKSCQEAQHTQWFPQYNAARFYDNLYSAEVRINPGLGGSS; encoded by the exons ATGGCGGTGTCCGCGCTGCAGctgggggaattggccctgcacGGAGCTGCCTTCCTCTGCGGGGTGGTCTGCGCCTCGGCCCTGACTGTCACCCAG GGGGAGTTTGGTGGCCGGTGTATCCTCTATGGGTCCGTAGACAAGAACGGGACGGCCCTTGCTCTGTCTCACTTCAGCAACATCTCCCTCTGTTACTTCGTCACTGCCATCTCCATCCTCATCGCTGTGTACTGCTTCGCGGTGCTGCTCTACGGCATCTACAGCTGCTGCATGGACGAGAGGAGGTG GGATCACACCTGGCTCACCGTGAACCTGGCAATCTCTGCTGTGATCCTTTTCTTCCTGCTGGTCTCGGCCTGCATCCTTCGGGTTGGGATGGACACTCTGTGCTCGTCCATCCTCCAAACCAAACTTGTGAAAAG CTGCCAAGAGGCCCAGCACACGCAGTGGTTCCCACAGTATAATGCAGCAAGGTTCTACGACAATCTCTACAGTGCTGAGGTGAGAATTAACCCAGGGCTAGGGGGCAGCAGCTGA